In the genome of Chryseobacterium sp. 52, the window TTTATTATAGCTTTCTTCTTATTAAAATCATTCGGATACATTAAGTGCAATTTCAATATCCTGAGTAACCTTCTTGATTGAAGAATACTTTGCATCACAAACCATTGTGGTCAGTACATACTCCCCTTTATCGATCAGAATAAAATTCTGTCCCTTTGCCGGAACAGTGAGATTATAATATTTTTTTCCACTAATCTTTACAATCAGATTACAGCTGGATTTGTTCTTAATATTAATGTAAGCCTCATTTTTGTTCGTATCGTTATTAAAAAGATGAGTAAGCATCGCAGCGGTTCTTTTTGCTTCAGCGGATGGCTCTGCTTTACTTGTCCCGGCAGTCTTGGCAGATCCTGTAGAAGCATAGTTCACTGTTCTTTCCGGTTTTGAAGCAACAGCAGCAGAAGTATTGGATGCCAGCGTTTTTCCGCTGTTCAATTCGTTATTCTGAACAATTTTTTCAATTTTCTCCTTACTGATCGGCTTAATGGTAGGTTTCGCTTCAGGAGAATTATCAGCCATGATCATATCGATCAGTTTTCTTTTAAAATAATCTGTTTTGGCATGTCCGGGATTTTGTTTCAGGAAACCGGCGATCACTCTTGCCTCTTTCGAAGCGTCTGCATCCTGCTCTGTATAGATGATTACCGTTTCTTTTTCCACGACTGCCTTGGATTTCGGTTTCTTCTTTTTTTGAGAGAAACCTAAGGTGAAAATGCATAAAAATATAAGGAGAAAGATTTTTTTCATTAATCAAGTCTTTAAAATAATATTAAATATATCAATAACGTGAAAAGTCATTTTTTAGTTTATCATTAAAATCATTATCTTTGCACTGCTTTAAAATTAAGCTAAAAATTAATACTAATCTTAAATAAAAAAATAATAGATATTATGTCTTATACACCAGTTGCTGCAGACGTAGCGAAATTAAGAAACCAAACAGGTGCAGGTATGATGGACTGCAAGAAAGCTCTAGTTGAAGCAGAAGGAGACTTCGAAAAAGCAGTAGATATCCTTAGAAAAAAAGGACAGAAAGTTGCTGCAAACAGAGCTGACAGAGAATCTTCTGAAGGAGCCGTAATCGCCAGAGTAAACGAGGATAACACGTTAGGTGTTGTAATCTCTCTAAACTGCGAAACTGACTTCGTTGCTAAAAATGAAGCTTTCATTGTACTAGCTTATGAATTAGCTGAAATGGCTATCTTCGCTGCTACTAAAGAAGAGCTTTTAGCGACAGATTTCCACGGTATTACTGTTGCTGAGAAATTAATCGAGCAAACAGGTGTTATCGGTGAAAAAATCGAGATCGGAGCTTTCGAAAGAATCGAAGGACCATTCTTGGGTGCTTACATCCACGCTGGAAACAAAATTGCTGCTATCACTGCGCTTTCTGCTAAAGTAGACGGAGCTGACGAAGCTGCTAAATCTGTTTCTATGCAGGTTGCTGCGATGAACCCGATTGCTTTGGATGAAACTAGAGTTTCTCAGGAAACAATCGATAAAGAATTAGAGATCGAAAGAGAACTTCTTGTAAAAGAAGGTAAGCCGGAGAACATTATCGAAAACATTCTTAAAGGTAAAATGCAGAAATTCTACAAAGACAACACATTGGTACACCAGTCTTTCATCAAAGACAGTAGCATTTCTGTTGCTGATTATGTAAAATCTGTAAACGGAGACCTTAAAGTAACAGGATTTGTAAGAATTAGCCTAGCTTAATTATCTTTCAAATAAAAATATGGATCCCGGTGAAATTTCACCGGGATTTTTTATGCAATCATGTGGATTATTAACCCAATATGACGCAAATTTTAAATCTTCAACATTACCGTCATAAATAGCAATCTGTAAAATATTTTATGTAAAAATTTGATTATTAATGTTTAAATTTGCGGCCCCCTATAATAACGCATGAAAAAATTTCTACTGGCTATTTGCGCTTTTCTTTGTTTATTTGTTAACGCGCAATTGGATAACGAGCACTGGTTTGCCCCTATGTCCGCAAGTTCTCTTCAGGGAACTCCGCAATGTTACCTGTATCTTTCTACCAACGAAACCACCCCGTTTTCGGTACAGGTTTCCAATAACAATATTGTATTCTCTACTGTACAGGTAAGTAGAGGAAATCCCGTACAGCTTACTGTTCCAAACAATTATATGATTGCTTCTGCCCAGAGTAGTCTGTTTACCCAGAACTCTATGGGGCTGCACGTAAAAGGAACCAAAAAATTCTTCGCCAACTTCAGGTTTTCTGTTCCCAATCAGGCTGAGATCATTACGTCAAAAGGATTGGCAGGGATTGGAAAAACTTTTTTTATAGGAACAGCTCCTACTACCTATCCAAAAGATTATGTAAACTCTACTGTAGGAGTCACTGCTACAGAAGACAATACCACAGTCACCTTATCCGGTTATAATCCTGATGTTGTTTTTTCTAACGGTAGCATAATGCCAACCAGAACATTTACCATTAATAAAGGAAAATCCTATATCGTTGATGTCATCAGTGATATGGGTGGAGCAAGTAACAGAAAAGGATTACTAGGCGCCAAACTTGTCGCAGACAAACCGATATCAGTTACAAATGGAAACTTCAACGGTCTCTATACGACTCAAAACAACAGCAATGTAGACATCCTGATGGACCAGGCTGTTCCTGTGGACAGACTAGGAAAAGATTTTGTAATGGTAAAAGGAAACGGACCTGCCACTGTAGGAATGGAGAAAGCCTTAATCATTGCCACAGAAAACAACACGACCCTTATTGTCAACGGAGCTCCTATACCCGGTGTTAACCTTAATGCAGGAGGCTATTATATGATAGAAGGTAACAGCTATATCAACCAGGGTAACGGAAATTATAACATGAATATTTCCGCCAGTAAAAACGTCTACGTATATCAGTTACTTGCCGGAACTTCCGGAAGTACGGTTTATCAGACCGGAGGTATGAATTTCATCCCGCCGCTAAGCTGTTTTCTCCCTAAAGAGATCAATGAGATTGGCTATATTAACAGAATAGGAACTACTTATTACGATACCAAGCTTAATATCATTACGCAAACAGGAGCGACTGTAACGCTTAACGGGAACCCTCTTGCGGCAGCCAACGGTCCTTACCAGGTAACCGGAAATCCAGGCTGGGTTACTTATTCTGTTATGAATGTTTCCGGAAATATTACCGTAAATTCTACAAAACCTGTGACAGCCGGAATAGCAGCTGGAAATGGCGCTGTAGGCTATGGAGGTTATTTTGCAGGATTCTCTTCAGTACCTGCGATTACAAAAACAGGTGACTGCTATGCAGGAATCCGTCTTGAAGTAGACAACAGCTATGATGCTTATCAATGGTACTTCAATGGAGTTTTAATTCCCGGGGCGACTTCTTATTTTATCAACCCTGAATTATATGGTGCGGGAACTTATACCTGTTTTATCACCAAAAACAATTGTGAATCGAGGCTAACTTCTGAATACCAATATACATTATGCCCGCCGATATCTACAACAACCTATAATATAGGGTCATGTAATACAAAAGTGATCACTCCGGTTTTCACGAGTTCTACACAGGCCATTGTTCCTTCTCATACAAGCATTATTTCTGCGCCAACAAATGGTACGGCAACCGTGAATGCTACAACAGGACAAATCACATATACTCCTAATACAGGGCTTACTGCGGATACTACAGATTCTTTCATCTATTTTATTGATGGAAATGGAAATCCGGCTGATTTTGAGTATTTCAAAGTGATTATGAACATTGATGTTCTTCAGACGCAGAACGCTCCCCTGGCTTCTTGTGCCAATGCTACAGGAAACGGGACTTTTAATCTTACATCAGCTGTCTTAAGTCCCGATCCCGGAACTACGGCAACTTATTATACCAATGCTAATTTAACCGGACAGATTACCAATCCGGCTACGTATTCGGGCCCTGCCGGAACGGTCTATGCTAATGTAACTTCGGCATTCGGGTGTTCTAAAACGGCTCAGATTATTTTAACATTGAATGCCTCGCCTAATGTAAACACGAGTAACTTTAATGCAAGTTTTTGTGATGATGATTTTGACGGGATCATCAGTGTGAATTTCGCGAATGTAACCCCGCAAATTGTCACCAATGCCGCAAACTTTGTGGTAAGATATTATCTTGTTCAGGCTGATGCCACTGCAGGAAATGCGAATACTCTTCCTGCCAACTGGACTTATAATACCAATACAACGGTATATGTAAGAGTTTCCTCAGCAACCGGAGACTGTCCTCCGGCCTTCGGACAGATTAATTTTACGATTGGAAATAAAATTCCTTTAATAACAAATTCTGCTACAGCGGAGGTCTGTGACAATGACCTCAACGGATCTGAATCAGCCAATCTTAATGATTATAAAAATTTATTTACGACAGATCCTACCGTCATCTTATCATTCCATACTTCATTGGCTAATGCTCAGGCAGGAACCAATCCTGTTTCGGCTACTCAGAACATCACTTCTGTACACACCTATTATGTAAGATTCCAGAACAGTACAGGATGTCCCAATACCGGTATTCTTAAACTTACTTTAAAAACACCTAAAAAATCAGAAAGGCTGCATAACCAGGTGGTCTGTTCAGATGAAAAAGTAATATTAGATGCAGGCCCGGGATTCTCATCTTATCTATGGAGCAACGGAGCAACAACCCAAAGCATCACAGTAGGAGTTGGAAATTATTATGTAGACTTAGGATTCAACGGATGTGTATACCGTCAGAGCGTAAGTGTAACAACAGCTCAGGCTCCTTCCATTAACAGAATTGACACGTCAGGTTCTACAGCTACCATTTATGTAACAGGAGGAACGGCTCCTTACCAGTATTCCCTGGATGGAATCAATTATCAGACTTCTAATGTTTTCACCGGGCTTTCCAGAGGAATACACAAGGTATATGTATTGGGTTCAGACGGATGTCTTCCTGTAACGAAAGAATTTTTAATCCTGAATCTCGTTAATGCTATCACACCCAACGGCGACGGGATTAATGATGTTCTTAATTATTCTGATTTAAGGATTAAACAGAATGTGAGTATAGAGGTTGCTGACCGTTATGGAGCGTCTGTTTATAAGTCATCTGACAAGAATTATATATGGGATGGAAGGGTAAACGGAAGAAATCTTCCTACGGGAACTTATTGGTATGTCATTACCTGGACAGAGCCTGACACCAAATTACCAGTTTCATATTCCGGATGGCTTTTGATTAAAAATCGTGATTAATTTTTAACTTTTGTTATATTTATTTAATACTATTTCAAATATTATTTTAAATTTGTAGAAATCCTAACTCCATACACATGAAAAGATTTCTACTCAGCTTAGTATTAGTTCTTTTATCAATGAATACGGTCTTTGCACAAAGAGATACGGAACATTGGTTTGCCCCCATGGCAGCTAAGTCTAATGCTCTTTTAAGTCCTAAACAGGCTTTATATTTTTCTACGGATTCTGTAACTCCTTTTCCTGTAGAAATATTTACCAATAATGGGACTACGCCTATTGGGACCGTAACAATCAGCAAGGGCAATCCTCAAACATTTGATGTGGCCACAGCGATTATGATTACTTCTGATATGGCTGATATGTTTAAGCCTATTGGCAAAGGACTTTATACTAAAGGAGCAAAACCATATTATGTTAATTTCAGATTTAGTGTGAGTAGTCATGGAGAGATATTAACCTCTAAGGGTAAGGCAGGTATTGGAAAAAAATTCTATGCTGCTGCTTCTCCAATGACTGGCCAGAATCTTACCCTTTTGAATTTCACCGCTGGAGTTCTTGCAACAGAAGACAATACATCTGTTACCGTTTCCGGTTATGATGCAGGAATACAGTTTACAAACGGGACAACAGGAACCACTAATCCAACCCTGACATTTACCCTTAACAAAGGACAGTCCTATATTATAGAAGGTAGAGAAAATAACGGAACCAATGCATATGGTTTCATTGGTGCGAAAATAGAATCTAATAAACCGATCTCTGTTACCAATGGTAACTTTAACGGTCAGTTTGCATTACCACCCGGTGCAGGTTCTGCAGGTTCGGACATTGTGATGGACCAGTCTGTTCCTACAGACAGATTAGGGAATGAATTTATACTTGTAAAAGGTAACGGGGACAACGATGACGGGGATGAGGATGCCTTAGTTATTGCAACAGAAGACAACACTGAAGTCTTTCTAAACGGTTCTACTACACCTCTTCAGGTTCTTAATGAAGGAGATTGGCTGAGAGTAGGTCAAGGGCCAAACAACACCTATATATTTCCCTATATTGACCAAGGAAATTCTCATTTTAATATGCACATCAGAACCTCAAAAAATGCTTATGTATATCAGCTTTTGGCAGGTCTTCCTAATTATTCAGCAACAGAAGGATTCAACTATATTCCACCTTTAAACTGTTTCTTACCGAGAAAAATTGACGAGATAGGATTAATCAATGAACTTCCGGAAAGTTTTTCCAGTGGTACAAAAAATGTTAAGCTGAATGTACTTACTGAAGCTGGGGCAACCGTTAACATTACGGTCAATGGAGCGCCTGCAACAACCGTACAGGGACCTTTCCTTGTAACAGGAACTACAGCGTGGGTATCTTATTCTGTTCCCAATGTGACAGGAAACGTTACCGTTGTTTCCTCAAAAGCAGTTACTGCAGGAATTTCTGCAGGAAGTGGTGCTGTAGGATACGGTGGATATTTTGCCGGTTTCTCTTCAATTCCCGTGATTGCAAAGAAAACAGGTGAATGTGCGCCAGGTATTATATTAGAAGTAGATGATGGCTATGAAACCTATCAATGGTTCTTAAACGGAACAGCTATTGCCGGAGCAACTGCCAATACATTCTCACCTGCAACATCAGGAAACTATACGGTAAAAGTAACGATGGGTACATGTCCACCTGTTACAACTCCGATCTATAAGGTATTTACCTGTTTAAAACTGACAACTCAGACCCTGAATGCATGTTCAACTAAAGTGATTACAGCTGCATTTACATCTTCAACACAGACTGTAGTACCGGGAACTCTGGTTATTATTACACCACCAGCACATGGTACTGCTGTTGTAAATCCAAATGGAACCATTACCTATACGCCTACTGCCAATTATTACGGTCCGGATAAGATCGTTTATAAATTCTGTGGTAATGCTGTTGAATTTATCGATTGCGAACAGATTACATTAAATCTTACGGTAGTACCGTTTATCATAAGAGACGCTGTAATCAAAGCATGTCAGTATGACGTAGATCCTTATGCATATTTTGATCTTACCAAAGCCAGTGTTACTGACTATAATCCGGTTGTAAAAAAATATTATCCTACGATGGCTGATCTTACTGCCGGAACTAATGAGATCACTACTCCTGACAACTACCCATCTACAGGAGGATTTGTTTATGTAAAAGTAACCACCAGCGAAGGATGTACAGCCAACGCAAAAATTGAATTAATTGCTCTTCCGATAAAAAAATCACCAATTCTTGTTGATCAATTTATTTGTGTAGGCAGCTTGACAAATCTGAATGCAGGTCCTGGCTATGATTCTTACCTATGGAGTACCGGAGCAACCACAGCTTCTATCCAAAATGTAGGAGTTGGAGAATATTCTGTGATTCTAGGTAAAAACGGATGTTTCCTTAAGCAGATCGTAAGAGTAAGAAAAGCTGAAGATCCGGTAATTACGAAGATTGAAATTTCAAATACTACAGCAACAGTTATTGTAAACGGTGGAAAGGCACCCTACAAATATGCAGTGGATACACCAACCAACTGGCAAGATTCCAACGTATTCACAGGGCTTACAAGAGGTCAGCATATCTTCTATGTAAAAGACACTTACAATTGTGATCCTACAGCGGTGGAAGTAACTATTCCTAATTTGATCAATGCGATTACCCCTAACGGTGATAATAGAAATGATTTTATAGACTACAGCGAGCTAGCATATAAAGACAATCTTTCTTTTGTAATTTATGACCGATACGGAAATATGATATTCACCGGAAATAAATTCAACAATTACAAGTGGGACGGAAAACATTATGACAAGAAGCTTGTAACCGGAACTTACTGGTATCATATCAACTGGAATGAGTCCAACAAAGAAAAAACTCCGATCCATTACACAGGATGGATTTTAGTTAAAAACATTGAATAAACCATTCTTGTTAATAAAAACATTTAACCGCGATCACCAATCGCGGTTTTTTTTGTATCAAAATCAACATTTTTTACATATTTTACAATTCCACATTAAATATTCTGCTATTTTTGCGACAATCCTAATTCTAATATAAATGAAAGCATTTTTACTCACTTTTCTTTTGCTTTTTATAGCAATTAACCCTCTTTCTGCCCAAAGAGATACGGAGCATTGGTTTGCTCCAATGGCGGCGCGAAGTACAAATGTTACCAGCCCGCAACAAGCCTTGTACTTTTCTACAGATTCTACCACTCCTTTTCCTGTGGAAATTTACAGCAACAATACCCTGCTGGGAACGGTAACGGTAGCCAAAGGCGCCCCCCAGATATTTCAGATTCCTTTGGGGAGCATCATCACCAGTAACACTTCTGAATTATTTACTCCAGTAAACAAAGGGCTGTATACCAAAGGGACAAAACCATATTTTGCAACCCTTAGATTTTCGGTAAGTAGCCATGGAGAAATTCTGACATCTAAAGGAAAAGCCGGAATCGGTAAAAAGTTTTATGCAGTTGTTTCACCTATAGAAAACCCTGTCGTTGCTCTGAATTTTACGGCTGGAATTATGGCTACGGAAGACAATACCGTTGTTACCGTTTCAAATTATTCCGGCAATGTCATATTTACCAACGGATGGACAGCTGTCACGAATCCAACTCTTACATTCACTCTTAATAAAGGCC includes:
- a CDS encoding DUF6759 domain-containing protein; translation: MKKIFLLIFLCIFTLGFSQKKKKPKSKAVVEKETVIIYTEQDADASKEARVIAGFLKQNPGHAKTDYFKRKLIDMIMADNSPEAKPTIKPISKEKIEKIVQNNELNSGKTLASNTSAAVASKPERTVNYASTGSAKTAGTSKAEPSAEAKRTAAMLTHLFNNDTNKNEAYINIKNKSSCNLIVKISGKKYYNLTVPAKGQNFILIDKGEYVLTTMVCDAKYSSIKKVTQDIEIALNVSE
- the tsf gene encoding translation elongation factor Ts is translated as MSYTPVAADVAKLRNQTGAGMMDCKKALVEAEGDFEKAVDILRKKGQKVAANRADRESSEGAVIARVNEDNTLGVVISLNCETDFVAKNEAFIVLAYELAEMAIFAATKEELLATDFHGITVAEKLIEQTGVIGEKIEIGAFERIEGPFLGAYIHAGNKIAAITALSAKVDGADEAAKSVSMQVAAMNPIALDETRVSQETIDKELEIERELLVKEGKPENIIENILKGKMQKFYKDNTLVHQSFIKDSSISVADYVKSVNGDLKVTGFVRISLA
- a CDS encoding T9SS type B sorting domain-containing protein, with translation MKKFLLAICAFLCLFVNAQLDNEHWFAPMSASSLQGTPQCYLYLSTNETTPFSVQVSNNNIVFSTVQVSRGNPVQLTVPNNYMIASAQSSLFTQNSMGLHVKGTKKFFANFRFSVPNQAEIITSKGLAGIGKTFFIGTAPTTYPKDYVNSTVGVTATEDNTTVTLSGYNPDVVFSNGSIMPTRTFTINKGKSYIVDVISDMGGASNRKGLLGAKLVADKPISVTNGNFNGLYTTQNNSNVDILMDQAVPVDRLGKDFVMVKGNGPATVGMEKALIIATENNTTLIVNGAPIPGVNLNAGGYYMIEGNSYINQGNGNYNMNISASKNVYVYQLLAGTSGSTVYQTGGMNFIPPLSCFLPKEINEIGYINRIGTTYYDTKLNIITQTGATVTLNGNPLAAANGPYQVTGNPGWVTYSVMNVSGNITVNSTKPVTAGIAAGNGAVGYGGYFAGFSSVPAITKTGDCYAGIRLEVDNSYDAYQWYFNGVLIPGATSYFINPELYGAGTYTCFITKNNCESRLTSEYQYTLCPPISTTTYNIGSCNTKVITPVFTSSTQAIVPSHTSIISAPTNGTATVNATTGQITYTPNTGLTADTTDSFIYFIDGNGNPADFEYFKVIMNIDVLQTQNAPLASCANATGNGTFNLTSAVLSPDPGTTATYYTNANLTGQITNPATYSGPAGTVYANVTSAFGCSKTAQIILTLNASPNVNTSNFNASFCDDDFDGIISVNFANVTPQIVTNAANFVVRYYLVQADATAGNANTLPANWTYNTNTTVYVRVSSATGDCPPAFGQINFTIGNKIPLITNSATAEVCDNDLNGSESANLNDYKNLFTTDPTVILSFHTSLANAQAGTNPVSATQNITSVHTYYVRFQNSTGCPNTGILKLTLKTPKKSERLHNQVVCSDEKVILDAGPGFSSYLWSNGATTQSITVGVGNYYVDLGFNGCVYRQSVSVTTAQAPSINRIDTSGSTATIYVTGGTAPYQYSLDGINYQTSNVFTGLSRGIHKVYVLGSDGCLPVTKEFLILNLVNAITPNGDGINDVLNYSDLRIKQNVSIEVADRYGASVYKSSDKNYIWDGRVNGRNLPTGTYWYVITWTEPDTKLPVSYSGWLLIKNRD
- a CDS encoding T9SS type B sorting domain-containing protein, with product MKRFLLSLVLVLLSMNTVFAQRDTEHWFAPMAAKSNALLSPKQALYFSTDSVTPFPVEIFTNNGTTPIGTVTISKGNPQTFDVATAIMITSDMADMFKPIGKGLYTKGAKPYYVNFRFSVSSHGEILTSKGKAGIGKKFYAAASPMTGQNLTLLNFTAGVLATEDNTSVTVSGYDAGIQFTNGTTGTTNPTLTFTLNKGQSYIIEGRENNGTNAYGFIGAKIESNKPISVTNGNFNGQFALPPGAGSAGSDIVMDQSVPTDRLGNEFILVKGNGDNDDGDEDALVIATEDNTEVFLNGSTTPLQVLNEGDWLRVGQGPNNTYIFPYIDQGNSHFNMHIRTSKNAYVYQLLAGLPNYSATEGFNYIPPLNCFLPRKIDEIGLINELPESFSSGTKNVKLNVLTEAGATVNITVNGAPATTVQGPFLVTGTTAWVSYSVPNVTGNVTVVSSKAVTAGISAGSGAVGYGGYFAGFSSIPVIAKKTGECAPGIILEVDDGYETYQWFLNGTAIAGATANTFSPATSGNYTVKVTMGTCPPVTTPIYKVFTCLKLTTQTLNACSTKVITAAFTSSTQTVVPGTLVIITPPAHGTAVVNPNGTITYTPTANYYGPDKIVYKFCGNAVEFIDCEQITLNLTVVPFIIRDAVIKACQYDVDPYAYFDLTKASVTDYNPVVKKYYPTMADLTAGTNEITTPDNYPSTGGFVYVKVTTSEGCTANAKIELIALPIKKSPILVDQFICVGSLTNLNAGPGYDSYLWSTGATTASIQNVGVGEYSVILGKNGCFLKQIVRVRKAEDPVITKIEISNTTATVIVNGGKAPYKYAVDTPTNWQDSNVFTGLTRGQHIFYVKDTYNCDPTAVEVTIPNLINAITPNGDNRNDFIDYSELAYKDNLSFVIYDRYGNMIFTGNKFNNYKWDGKHYDKKLVTGTYWYHINWNESNKEKTPIHYTGWILVKNIE